The Longimicrobiaceae bacterium genomic interval CATCCTGATCCGCACCCTGGGCGAGGTGGCGCCGGAGCGGATCCGCAGCATGGTGCTGGGCGGCGCCATCACCCGCCTGGACCTGCGCTCGCGCTTCCTGGTGCAGGTGGGGACCGCGGTGCGGCGCTTCGTCCCCTTCATGTGGCTGTACCGCCTCTTCGCCTGGATCATCATGCCCAAGCGGCGCCACCGCGAGTCGCGCCTCCTCTTCGTGAACGAGGCGCGGAAGGTGGCCCGCAAGGAGTTCCTCCGCTGGTGGCGGCTCACCCAGGAGGTGAACCCGCTGCTGCGCTTCTTCGAGGAGAAGGAGCTCCCCGTCCCCACGCTGTACCTGATGGGGGACGAGGACCACATGTTCCTCCCCCCGGTGCGGCGCATCGCCGCGCGCCACCGGTACAGCCTACTGCGGGT includes:
- a CDS encoding alpha/beta fold hydrolase, producing the protein MLHHKTFVLGPDHEWVVFVHGAGGSSSIWYRQLREFRKHFNLLLIDLRGHGASPPRLEARDLEPYTFREVSAEILEVMDHLEIRSAHFVGISLGTILIRTLGEVAPERIRSMVLGGAITRLDLRSRFLVQVGTAVRRFVPFMWLYRLFAWIIMPKRRHRESRLLFVNEARKVARKEFLRWWRLTQEVNPLLRFFEEKELPVPTLYLMGDEDHMFLPPVRRIAARHRYSLLRVLEDSGHVCNVDQADLFNRHAIDFMHGRLAPGAGSA